From a single Solanum dulcamara chromosome 4, daSolDulc1.2, whole genome shotgun sequence genomic region:
- the LOC129884182 gene encoding uncharacterized protein LOC129884182, producing the protein MYRDLRQHYWWGRMKRDIVEFIVRCLNCQQIKYEHQRPGGVLQRIPITEWKWERIAMDFVVGLPKTLGKFDSIWVIVDRLTKYAHFIPIKTTYNAEKLDRIYIREIVRLLGVPISIISDRGTQFTSHFWRTLQKKKLMAAQSRQKEYADWKVRDMEFMVGEQVLLKVSPMKGVMQFRKKGKLNSQFVGPFEVLRHVDEVACELAFPSGLAGVHPIFHVSMLKKYYSDGSYIIQWDSILLDQNLSFEEEPVAIIDRQVRKLRSKEIASVKVQWKHRPIEEATWETEEDMRSRYP; encoded by the coding sequence ATGTACCGTGACTTGAGGCAACACTATTGGTGGGGTagaatgaagagagacattgtgGAGTTTATTGTTCGATGTTTGAATTGCCAACAGATTAAGTATGAGCACCAGAGACCAGGTGGTGTGCTTCAGAGGATACCCATTaccgagtggaaatgggaaaggaTCGCCATGGATTTCGTAGTTGGTCTTCCAAAGACtctgggtaagtttgattcaatttgggttatCGTGGATAGGTTGACTAAGTATGCACACTTTATTCCAATTAAGACTACTTATAACGCGGAGAAATTGGACAGGATCTACATCCGAGAGATAGTTCGATTGCTCGGGGTtcctatttctatcatttcCGACAGAGGCACTCAGTTCACATCCCATTTCTGGAGGACTTTACAGAAGAAAAAGCTTATGGCAGCTCAGAGTAGACAGAAAGAGTATGCTGACTGGAAGGTTCGTGATATGgagttcatggttggtgagCAAGTCCTATTGAAGGTCTcccccatgaagggtgtgatgcaatTTAGGAAGAAAGGCAAGTTGAACTCGCAGTTTGTTGGCCCTTTTGAGGTTCTTCGTCATGTTGACGAGGTGGCTTGTGAGTTGGCTTTTCCATCAGGTTTGGCAGGTGTTCATCCGatattccatgtttctatgctgaAGAAGTACTATTCAGACGGGTCTTATATCATTCAGTGGGATTCGATACTACTAGATCAGAATCTATCCTTCGAGGAAGAGCCGGTAGCAATAATAGATAGGCAAGTGAGAAAGTTAAGGTCCAAGGAGATTGCTTCGGTCAAGGTACAGTGGAAGCACCGTCCGATTGAGGAGGCCACATGGGAGACCGAGGAGGATATGCGAAGTAGATATCCTTAG